GGAGTTCCCAAAActatttccaaaaaaaaaaagctcaaaatcccCCTATGCCCAAGTTCAAAAttgcaaattaaataaaacgACATTTTGGGACGGAATGTCACATGTCTCCTCAAATAATTCCCCATTTCACCAATCCCTTCTGATACGCATATAAATCAACTTATAATCACCAATCATCGATAAGCATATGCGAAAATTAATTTGATATCCAAACAATCTCAAGTAcatcaatcaaataatatcaAGAATATCATcatttaataatttcaaacaaTCATATAATATtcatgaaatttaattaaatcaatctcCATAAAGGTTTCCAAAAAACCCCTACATAAATTCCAAGCTATACATAAGACATATCACCAATACCACAGTTAAATACAAGTGTCACGGTAGGTAGTTGGAGCACCTAGTCCAACAATAAAATGTTACAATTTCTATTGTAAATAGTAACTAAATGTTCATATATAACTGGTTGCAACTACATTTTTCTCCGACACAAGAagttcataaataatttttgcatTACACCATAACACGATTACGTGATGTTACACTCCACTTATATCATGCCATCTACATTAATTACACCATGTAACGATGTTTTAGTaccatataaaataatttctcGAAATTGAGGAATCTAACAGTCATATAGCTTAATACTTTTTTCATTAGAAAATGGAAACAAGATTTACATGTCACGTAAATTAACAAGACATGATACAACTACAGTTAAAAGGATCTTCAATCGAGAAGTTAAATCCATGGTGGACCTTCTTTAGcgcttctgtttttttattgcaatttaaAACTTCAACCAAACTATTTAAATTCATGATAAATTTGACATCAAGTTGCTCAGCGTCAAAGTTGACGCTAGAAAAAAGTGATGGCAAatgtttatttgtaatacattttTTAATGACGGTGTGTAATAGTAGTAACATGTCCTAAGTCATTTCTAAGAATATTTCTCAGCAATGTTTTGGAGGTGGTAGAAGAGATTCAATGGTCTAGAGATCATGACCAGGTGATCAGAATCGCTAATCACTTTCACTTCATCTGGTGGATTGTTCCTGATAATGTAATTCTGCACATCCAGCACTATTGTCTGGTCTTGCCCAGACACAATGAATACTCTACGAACCGATCCATATTTCTCCTTGGTGAGCTTTATTACATCATAATTGAAGAGAGGAGAAAATCTTATCAAAGAGGACACTAGCGTTTTATCCTGTCCATTAATATGTCACCAAACAAAATGTCAAAAAcaacaagagaaaaaaaagggaaaaagaaattaaagtagCAGCAACGTGGAAGGAAATCTGCCCCATGGCCTTCTTAGGCCCATTATTCTTCCTCCACCCCTCCTCCCCTCTCTTCCACCCTTCACTTCTTTCCccattttcaaagacaaaggattttccctatttgttttcattttgttatgattttcatccaaccatcaCAGGTTATTGCGTCTCGATATCGGatttgtgtagttttcacctctcctctTTTGTGAAAGTTTTTCATCTCaattgtgagagttttatttgtattgttatgaattattttttttaagctttatctctttttgcaatcttagttgggatgcctatgccagagtttcttcgatcttgcGTGATCGTTAGTAGAGGTGCACtagattgtcttaattttgatgttagaccGCTCTGTTATTATAATGACCCTTTTGTGTCTAGTTTGTATTAGTAttttgtggctagtgacttttttggctaaattatgaatgcaatcatagaatttctcacccaaaaaaaaaaaaaaaagcagcaaCGTGatctcatattcaaatcccCATAATACCTTAATAATGTGTTTAATAAACCACATTCTCCTTGTAGGTTAGACtattgcttgtattaaaaaaaaaagtagaatttttgaattatttttgagACAACTCACCTGTGCTGGGGAGAGCTGGTAAAACTTCAACGCCAAGGCCTTAGGCCCAATAAGAAAGGAAGTTGGAGGGTTGTTGGTCCCATTATCGTATCTATATTGAGTGTCCAAATAGTCCAATCTTTTATTAACCTGTACATTTTTCgaaaatataatttgttaATAAATATACACAATGGATTTTGGTGCTGCAACTTTGGTGTGTGCTTGTGAACTCATTACCTCTGTCAATATAGTCGAGTAATTGAGAGTAGGACCAGACATGAAAGCCGTGACGTATACTGCAGCAGCAATTTTCTCAGGAAATCTCTCCATGAAAGTAGATATGACTGCTCCACCCATGCTGTGACCTACGAGGATGATCCTCTCCTTTGGTGAAAGAGACACCATGAGCTTTGTCAATGGCTCAACATATTGCGAGATCGAACGAAGTTGTTGTATCTGAATTGGGTTGATCCCAGATGCTCCCAAGTCTAGGGCTGTGACATTGTGGCCTGAATCTTTGAGTAAAGTTGCCACCTTATACCAAGACCATGCTCCTAGACCAGCTCCATGAATCAACACAAAATGCTTCTTCCCACTTGGGCTAgtttgggtttggttttgagGGTAATTAGATGGCAATGAGGTACAAATTTTTGCCAAGCAAATAAGTAAGagacaaaagagaaaagactTGTTTTTCAAGTGCTCCATTTTCCTTCTCATTACCATCTCCTTCCTTGGGTTTGCATTTATAGGAAATATCCTTCTTCACTAATACAATTGGTCCCTTCACCCAATTCGGCATTTGAAAACGACTGAGTAATAATTAGGGTTCAGAAGATTTGAGGTGTAGACTAATAAACTAAATAATAAACTTCCACGTTGCAAGCAAGGTCTTTATTTCTATCTACATTTTTGGTCAAGGAgtaaacatataaatttccAGTctgcataataataataataaaaaattattcaacgTGCTCATTGCCTGGACTTTTTGTACAGAATTTGTTTCGTACACAACATAAAAAAGAGGTAAAAACATCTCTCTTCTacgagaattttttttatataacaATGAACCGATAAATCCACGAAAAAAGTTTAGAACGaaaaattttatattgtttttatgCCTTCGTCTCATTATCTCATTGAACAGATCCTAACTTGGGAGTTAATcccataaaaataataaatatttcgCCTGTAAATTCAATGGGATGAATTATATATCTtggaaaattatttatttctagTAGTTGCGCCCATGGCCTTTCAAAATGTCATTGAGAGGCTAGCCGCTATATATCGGGCTTAGACTTTTATtgtgctttatttatttatttttaatttatcttttgatgttcaaattttttttttctaaaaaacaaaataattgtaGGTATAATTCGTATTAAGTTTtgttgtggtttttttttggttaacaTACTTGTATCCTATCGagtttgttgaaaaataaaaaaattcagacatgatatattttctttatttataaccataaataatatatttttaaccTCTGTATGAAATCCTTCCTACGGAGGGGAGGCCAGCGCCAAAGTAATCATGACTTTGGTTTACACTCAAAAATCCTCTCAAATCCACAAAACTCCATCATCTAATAAATTCtagggttaatcgttttattagtatCTGAATTtagacccgatttgcatttgagtacctcaatttccaaaatgattTCCGTGGTCCGTCAACTTCagtttcgttaggacaaatgatCCTGTTCTAACAAAATTAATGACAGAATCATTTGATGTATTCATTCATTAATTTCTCAACACAGTACATTGATGGTTTTTATGCTAGCTTTGTTAAAGCTTTGTGTACACGTTTTCTAACCTCTTAACCTCTGACTTCTTTAACAAAACGCTAACTGTTTTGCCTAAACTGCCTAACAATCTTAACAATATTTCAACAACTCTTTTCTTCAATCTTCTGACATGTGGCAGCATTAGAACCGTTGATATCTTTATATAGAGTTCATAAGATTTGAGGTGTAGTAAACTAATAAACTAACTAATAAACTTCCACGTTGCAAGCGAAGTCTTTATTTCTATCTACATTTCTGTTTACTCCTTGACCAAAAATGTATATAGAAATAAAGACTTCGCTTGCAACGTGGAAGTTTATTAGTCTACACCTCAAATCTTCTGAACCCTAATTATTACTCAGTCGTTTTCAAATGCCGAATTGGGTGTAGGGACCAATTGTATAGTGAAGAAGGATATTTCCTATAAATGCAAACCCAAGGAAGGAGATGGTAATGAGAAGGAAAATGGAGCACTTGAAAAACAAgccttttctcttttgtctCTTACTTATTTGCTTGACAAAAAATTGTAACTCATCGCCATCGCCGCCACCTCCTAATAACCctcaaaaccaaacccaaacTAGCCCAAGTGGGAAGAAGCATTTTGTGTTGATTCATGGGAGCATGGTCTTGGTATAAAGTGGCAACTTCACTCGGCTTGTATTTTTCTATTCAAAAGtatcaattaattttacataatcaaattttttttatcatgtCCTTTTCAATTTCCTAATTGATTCAATTAggttaattgatttaaaatataattttaaaaaataattgggtCATTATtaagttttctctttttaattttgaattgagTAATTCggcaaagtttttttttgtctgttTACAATGAATGGACCTTTATTGAGTTTcctcttttaaattttaaattgaataattaagtaatttttttatatattacaATAATGAGTTTGCACCtaacataatatttatataatatagtttttaaaaaataatattggtTTGGGCCTAATTTGGGAACCATAGGCAATTGTCTTGCCTGCTTGTGCCAATGGCctttcaaaataatattggtTTGGGCATAAGAGGCTAGCTGCTATATCGCTTAGACCTTTATtgtgctttatttatttattttcttccaaaaataaaataaatgtaggTACAATTTAGCGTAACATGAACACATGGTGTTATACTCCACTCaaattttaacatttaaatTAATTGCACCACATAACGATATTACAATACCATATAATAATTTCCCAAAATTGGAGAATCTCACAATCATATAACTTATTACTTTTTCTcattagaaaatgaaatacaAGATTTACATGGAGTACTTTATGTCATGTTAACAAGACCCTAGTGTTAAATCATGTCCATTAAAACATCatcaaacaaaggaaaagcAGTAGCAAGGCAACTCTAAGCTGGATTGAGACTCACCTCTGGTGGTGAGAGCTGGTATAACTTTATTGCCAAGGCCTTGGGCCCAAAAAGAAAGGACGTTGGAGTATCTATATTGAGTGTCCAAGTAGTCCAATCTTTTACCAACCTGTACATTTTAGTTGCAAAGacattttagaaaaacaaattcaaatttaacagCAATTTTCTCAGGAAACCTCTCCAGGAAAATAGATAGGACAACCCCACTCAAGCTGTGAGCCACAATGACGACCTTCTCCTTTGGCGGCAAAGAGGGACGGAGCCAGCATGGGACCAGTGTGGTCTCAGGCCCCCACTCTATTTTTACTTATTCtatttgtatattatatatgatatataatattataatatgttaaattagttttaggatatttactctaaaataaaataatatattaggTTCTTTTAGTCtacaaattaatcataaatttttttgatctCTCTTCTACTCGTTTCCCTTAAATCTTCTAGGTTAGTTTAAGACATTTGCACTAAAAACTCCTAaagttttaacttttcttccttttcctcttttgttttaagctttgtgaattttttattttcctcatttttttatgtatgagTTGGGTACCTTAATATTGTGCTTTATGaactctttatttttctatttcttttctttgttgaaatatcaatttttaatttttaagtctTTAATAGTGTAGATGATGAAATTAGTATGTaaccaatttaaaatatgaaattcatgaTAATTATAAAGAGAAGACAAGTTTTTTAAAGGTCCCCTCTAATGTGAAATCTTGACTCCACCACTAGATAGAGACACCATGAGCTTCGTCAATGGCTCGACATATTCCGACAGCAAAGGGAGTTGTTGTATCTGAATTGGGTTAATGCCAGATGCTCCCAAGTCTAGGGCTGTGCATTGTGACTTGAATATTTGGGCAGAGTTGTCACCTTATACCAAGACCGTGCTCCCTAACAATCTCCATGGAGCAACACAAAATGCTTCTTCCCAGTTTGGCTAATTTGCGATGAGGTACAAATATTTGCCAAGCAAAAAGgtaaaagaaagaacagaaaagaCTTGGCTTTGATGTGCTCCATTTTCCTTCCTTTGGTTTGCATTTGCTCTCCTCTTACTTTTTATAGAAACTATCCTTGTTCACTATAATTGGTCCCCTTACCCAATTTGCCATTTGAAAATGACGAGAGAATAAGTAAAGCACCATCAATAATTGGTCCCCTACCAAATTTGGCATTTGAAAGATTTGATGTGTAGAATAGATCACTGTATTCCACCTAATTCGTATAATTCCGGAAAATCATTTAAGTGCCTAATGGATAACCcacataaaaatgcttcaatacattcttagtataagtaagaatctcgttggcataatacTCGATCTTTAGgccgagacaaatatttcttgaactcttcagGAGTTTTAACCAAGTATTAATTCTTCTGGAGTTTTGATCAATTATCAACTCTTCAGGAGTTGTAATGTGTTGCAACCATATCATAATTAATGTACTCACTAAGGCAATTTATACATATTTGTATTGAGTGCAAaatttgtgcttcaggcacatgtcgttcagggacttgctttatgcaatttcaatcATTCAAGGATTTTACTTGAGGGATTacactttatgacacattataaaGCTTTAACCCATCTTTAGGGAACCGCTTTTAGCGATATGCTCCGtacatttaataacccttaaagataacatgttggtctctgtaaatgtgcaataaggaGGCAAGATTGCAtctgtaaatatggagaaacccaatattccttgtttatgccagaaacattgtgtcatacaaagtggGTATATTCTCTTTTATTCTGAACATCCAAGTACATGTGAGAatccttatttttaaaaatattaatattttattactttgataagtattaaaatataattataattgttatatatatagttttatgTAAGAAATATTTATCTGATTCTACTACATATATCCTATtccagtatatatatatatatatatatatatatatatactttaaTTGGGTAAAAAGTACATAAACCGCTAATGGTAGCCGACCTATCctttatacatatatgttatattgTATTTGAATTAAGATTAAGTAGCAAGTAAAGTTTAAGTAGCCTTTTACTACTAGCTGGCATTAGTTTAGCATACGGaggtaggggtgggcacggttcggttcggtttggtCCGGTTTCACCCTCAAACCACAGCTGAACCAATTAAACTTTTACGGTTCGGTGTGGTTCGGTTTGagctaaaattaaaatgaaaaccGAACCAAACTAAACCATTCATATCCGGTTCGGTACGGTTTGGTCCGGCCGGTTTagcataaaagaaaacatcaTTTTCTCCGTGTCACCGAACATGTTCATTCTCAAGTTCCCTAATATCAAACGCATAAAACATTCACTAATCATACAAGAggtaaagaaaaaacatacaaagaaaagaagctgcaagcaataataattattaGAGAACATGATTCTCAAAGAAATACAATCTTATTGTGCTTAATTATATAGTTAttacaaaggaaaaaataggACTGGTGGTTTGGTGGCAATTCTCCACACTTGTATCTTCCCAAGTGCTGCACCAGCTTTTGTGTGGTATTAAAAACACTAAGGAGGCATGAGATTCCTCTGTTGGTTTCCTCCCCACGCATGTCTCTTCTGTTGTTCACAACATTTGATCTTCTCTCTTGTGAACAGGCATCAAGCATTAATATCACATAAGCAACATTTTATATACATTATTCTATGAACAAAACTAAATCAAAGCAAGGTATGCTACAGTCTTTTTGTACAATAAAATAGATTAGCATATTTTACAaccataaaaatgaaaaaataggCCTCATAGAAAATACCGTTTTAATTTTCAACTCTCtaactttttatatataaccAGTTATTGGAgacaatacaaaaaataaagtagtAGACAGAACTAGCATATTTTACAAACCCAGCTGATGATGACGATCCACCACCAACAATATTCCCATAATCAATCCTTGCATAACCTGGTGGTCGATGATGGAACTTGGGTTTTGTAGAGATGGATTTCGCTGAGGACAAATGGGTGGGTTTCGCCGAGTTCGAATCATGTTGGCTTGAGTTAGCGtcgagggagagggagagggagatgtagcagagagagatggagaaatAATGAGAGGGAGTTGCGGCTAGGGTTAAGAGACGAAGGAAGGGAGATAGGAGAGAGGCTCTTCTGAGGGAGAGAGAATGGTTAGATAACTTAGATGTGTCCGTGAGTTGTAGTTTTGGAGTCCAATCAAGTGTTGCAGGGTGCATGGTACACTCTTAAATAACCACTCAAACCTTGCCACATGTaaactaaattaaataaataataaattgatttataatcggtccggttcggtttagGACAGTTTTTAAAACTCTCAAACCATAactgaaccaaaccaaaccggttcggttcggtttttcaaaatgttgactttttctttggtcaaaaccaaaccaaaccaatccaATATAATCGATTCGGCCGGATTGACCGGATCGGCCGGattgatgcccacccctataCGGAGGCAAgttagttttcattttattaacACCTGCATCCACATGCAAGTATAAAAACATTAAATAGAGTAGATATTCTTCCTTGGAGAATAAGTAGGCAAGTTCTCCTTTTTGTTTAAACCTATCCATAGTGGTTGCCAAATCTAAGCACTAGTAAGAACTAGCATTCTCTAAGTATAAATAGGCCCTCTATTGTTGTTGAAAACACTAGATAACAACCTTGTGTAATATTAGAGGTTGCACACAGGTAGGGGTTTCTTAGTGGGCCTTTTACACAgagattgatttaattaaatttcgtgaatattatattatgcGTGGTACTGTTTGATTGACGTTCCTTGTATTGGGTGTTTACGTACTCTTAATATTTGAACAATGTtggcataattatatatgcattGGTGATATTTTAAATGGCTACATTGTTATGAAGGGCATAATTATATCATGTCATGGAATTTGGCTAGAATTCTGGGGTTGAGAAAATAATGGTGGAAAAGAGGGTAATGGAAATAatcttttgtgtagttgagtctAACTTTTGGCATGTACCAGGTCTCAGGGATCCCACAGTGCACATGGTTTTTATTAGGTGATTCGGGAGTGGCAACAGGGAGTTAGACAAGATGACTAACAAAATGGGGAATTATGGGATGATTAAGATGGGtgttaattcatataaatgGACATTCGGGACCAAGTGGTATAAGCATGGTATGGGACGTGTAGGTCTGCTTGTCTagttatatgaattaacgGGATTAGATGTAGAGCattcatgcattattattaataatgtgatatttggTTGTGTAATTGTATGtcacttaatttagttatatcaatttcctgtaaaaaaaaaaaaaaaggtttataTCCCTAATGAGATGTGGTTTTGCTCACCCCCAATAGATTTTGCAGGTACCGAACCTGAAATCTAGAGCTTGTGATGATTTTGGCATATCTATAGAGTGTATTATGTACATAGCTTGTGGATGAATAATGAGCTACTCTTTTAGTGAACTCTCGAGTAGTTCTAACTTGTAAAATaatgtaaattttttaagGTTTCAGATGTTGTCATTTCCACTGAATATTCTAtgtgaaatatttattttatttatttaaatgtttcttcacATTTTAGTTATAGTTTTTATTAAATTCTATAATTAAGGTGTGAATCACGTCTTAACCCAAGGTTGGGGCGTGACaatataactttcagtattaacatcttttggggttcgtattatgggtttgttctttcacgttcattctcgtctacaatggaattgcctctgtccattttggccaatgatattgtcgacatttaataatagaacgtggttccaatcaatacagcccattgatgatttgagtagttactccaaaatcaaaaaaattgtcattcatcaattcatgatcccaccattctcatgcgCATGCATAAATTATAAGCATTTAtgtgcttttgggtacccaaaccACTTCAGGGGATTTTATTGTCTCTTTCCAGACAGACATCTCTTATAGGatgaattatgtgagaatgtggatcaTAACCTCTAGTGGAGCGTTATTTTGCAGTGGGCGGTGGATGAGTCCATtcagggagttggaacatttagaactcATTTATCtgcatgctgcaggcatgccacagattaattcCCACATGCCAATGAATTGTTCTTCTAGGACTTTAAACCAGataatttgctacgcattaggcaTGCACCGtattaatattgacatgtaAATGGATTGTCCTTCCGGGATTTCAATccatatcatttgctacgcaataggcgtgcatcatattgatcactgttATACTCATGTTAtattcttatgggactttaatttaTGCAGTATCAttaatgtatccaacttgcaatctgtgaaatttgcattaataattcacgAATACATATTagaattgacaggacccgaatcaaattccgctttggaattcgagtcgaaccctgtgcatgtccgacacttggcaaatgtcgggaacaaaagacctatttgccctttttcttaaaattttgactttgacttctaccgaaatttcagcagtctcccct
Above is a genomic segment from Prunus dulcis chromosome 7, ALMONDv2, whole genome shotgun sequence containing:
- the LOC117635658 gene encoding salicylic acid-binding protein 2-like yields the protein MVMRRKMEHLKNKSFLFCLLLICLAKICTSLPSNYPQNQTQTSPSGKKHFVLIHGAGLGAWSWYKVATLLKDSGHNVTALDLGASGINPIQIQQLRSISQYVEPLTKLMVSLSPKERIILVGHSMGGAVISTFMERFPEKIAAAVYVTAFMSGPTLNYSTILTEVNKRLDYLDTQYRYDNGTNNPPTSFLIGPKALALKFYQLSPAQDKTLVSSLIRFSPLFNYDVIKLTKEKYGSVRRVFIVSGQDQTIVLDVQNYIIRNNPPDEVKVISDSDHLVMISRPLNLFYHLQNIAEKYS